The following proteins come from a genomic window of Synechococcus sp. BIOS-E4-1:
- a CDS encoding DUF2808 domain-containing protein encodes MKRRCSLTPLRRAGLAALIGCGVIGGAAVPPLSTPPAFAQNTPSLLEFRWDSGTGYRKLYFVQTSQRRRERSEYFFMLRKKDRKTAILKLSITVPSYFNARIRPQNLSLCKMSMGGMLSRSKCKEVLPAVFEVNEKQTAIEVFPDTPIPTGGTYAVVMNVFNPSQGGMFQFNALAQAPGDVPVSGYLGSWLVDID; translated from the coding sequence ATGAAAAGACGTTGTTCTCTCACTCCCCTTCGCAGAGCAGGACTTGCAGCTCTGATTGGTTGCGGAGTCATCGGTGGAGCGGCGGTGCCACCCCTATCAACACCCCCCGCTTTTGCACAGAACACACCTTCTCTGCTGGAATTCCGGTGGGATTCAGGAACTGGATATCGGAAGCTGTACTTCGTTCAGACCAGCCAACGCCGGCGTGAGCGCTCAGAATATTTCTTCATGCTGCGCAAGAAGGATCGCAAGACCGCGATCCTCAAACTGAGCATCACGGTGCCCAGCTATTTCAACGCGCGCATCCGCCCACAGAATCTCTCACTCTGCAAGATGTCGATGGGCGGGATGCTCTCAAGAAGCAAGTGCAAGGAAGTGCTGCCGGCGGTATTTGAAGTGAATGAAAAACAGACAGCCATCGAGGTTTTCCCTGACACTCCGATTCCAACTGGTGGTACCTATGCCGTGGTCATGAACGTCTTCAATCCGAGCCAGGGGGGAATGTTCCAATTCAATGCCCTGGCGCAGGCACCGGGAGACGTTCCCGTATCCGGCTACCTCGGCAGCTGGCTTGTGGATATCGACTGA
- the serS gene encoding serine--tRNA ligase — MLDQRLVRENPELIATQLGRRGLNVDLSSLQQIAQHQRDLEQERSTLQAEGNRIGKDVGLKIKGGADPKGAEVAELRQQGNAIKQKVSVLEEKEKQIASTLKTQLLTFPNLPSADCPDGKDENDNVEVRSWGIPRQQKGLEEHWAIADRLGLLDSERSVRIAQSRFVTLFGQGARLERALINFMLDLHGGKGYREVLPPVLVNSASLTGSGQLPKFAEESFRCADDDLWLTPTAEVPVTSLHRDEIIPGDQLPLKYVAYSPCFRREAGSYGRDTRGLIRLHQFNKVELYWFVHPDQSAEAHTQITADAEAVLQALELPYRVLELCTGDLGFSASRTYDLEVWLAGAGAYREISSCSVCGDFQARRSSIRTKEGKVTRLVHTLNGSGLAIGRTMAALLENGQQSDGSVLLPQALVPYFGGDRIQPE; from the coding sequence GTGCTCGATCAGCGTCTGGTGCGAGAGAACCCCGAGCTGATTGCCACTCAGCTGGGACGCCGAGGCCTGAATGTGGATCTCAGCTCCCTTCAGCAGATCGCTCAGCATCAACGCGATCTCGAACAAGAACGCAGCACGCTTCAGGCGGAAGGCAACCGCATTGGCAAGGATGTAGGCCTCAAGATCAAAGGTGGAGCTGATCCGAAGGGTGCCGAAGTTGCTGAACTGCGTCAGCAGGGCAACGCCATCAAGCAGAAGGTGTCGGTTCTCGAGGAAAAGGAAAAACAGATTGCCTCAACGCTGAAGACTCAGCTGCTCACATTTCCCAACCTTCCCTCGGCTGACTGCCCAGACGGCAAGGATGAAAATGACAACGTTGAGGTGCGCAGCTGGGGCATCCCCCGCCAGCAGAAAGGCCTGGAGGAACACTGGGCGATTGCCGACCGTCTCGGCCTTCTGGACAGCGAGCGTTCCGTGCGCATTGCCCAGAGCCGATTCGTGACCCTATTTGGCCAGGGAGCGCGACTGGAGCGCGCTCTGATCAACTTCATGCTCGATCTGCATGGCGGCAAGGGCTACCGCGAGGTGCTGCCACCGGTGCTGGTGAACAGCGCCAGTCTCACCGGATCAGGGCAGCTGCCGAAGTTTGCCGAGGAAAGCTTCCGTTGCGCGGACGACGATCTCTGGCTGACGCCCACAGCGGAGGTGCCGGTGACATCCCTGCATCGCGACGAAATCATTCCGGGGGATCAACTGCCCTTGAAGTACGTGGCCTACAGCCCGTGCTTTCGAAGAGAAGCCGGCAGCTACGGCCGTGACACCCGGGGACTGATCCGTCTGCACCAGTTCAACAAGGTTGAGCTGTACTGGTTTGTTCACCCTGACCAGTCAGCCGAAGCTCATACGCAGATCACCGCGGATGCCGAGGCTGTGCTTCAGGCCCTGGAACTCCCTTACCGGGTGCTGGAACTCTGCACCGGTGATCTGGGATTTTCCGCATCGCGCACTTATGACCTCGAGGTCTGGCTCGCAGGCGCCGGTGCGTACCGGGAAATCTCCAGTTGCAGCGTCTGCGGTGATTTCCAGGCACGGCGTTCCTCGATTCGCACCAAGGAAGGAAAAGTGACCAGGCTGGTTCACACCCTGAATGGCAGTGGTCTGGCGATCGGCCGCACCATGGCCGCTCTGCTGGAAAACGGTCAGCAGTCCGACGGCAGTGTGCTGCTGCCTCAGGCACTGGTCCCTTACTTCGGTGGGGACAGAATCCAGCCAGAATGA
- the aroH gene encoding chorismate mutase, producing the protein MTAPRLLRGLRGATTCADNNAHAIHEAVAELVDALMDQNALDPDQLVSVTFSVTADLDASFPAAVARHRTGWEEVALLDVQQMAVQGDLARCIRLLAHAWLPCDRPLHHPYLRGASRLRPDRSGHN; encoded by the coding sequence ATGACAGCCCCTCGGCTGCTGCGAGGCCTGCGCGGTGCCACCACCTGCGCTGACAACAACGCCCATGCCATCCATGAGGCTGTCGCTGAACTGGTGGACGCACTGATGGACCAGAACGCCCTGGATCCAGATCAGCTGGTCTCGGTGACGTTCTCCGTGACCGCCGATCTGGACGCCAGCTTTCCCGCAGCGGTGGCGCGCCACCGCACAGGCTGGGAAGAAGTGGCCCTTCTGGATGTCCAGCAGATGGCCGTCCAGGGAGATCTTGCCCGTTGCATCCGTCTGCTGGCCCACGCCTGGCTTCCATGCGATCGGCCACTTCACCATCCCTACCTGAGGGGAGCATCACGGCTGCGCCCGGACCGATCTGGTCACAACTGA
- a CDS encoding DUF177 domain-containing protein, with product MIPGLEPVPLRELQALGTSRVWSVDGQLDEMPSLTPVRGTLRAEHLGNLLEVEGSVQTIVCLRCDRCLGHFNQQLSAISKELIWLGQEPSDSHLAEAGVDQTSADGLMECLNPSGDFEPERWVFEQLSLQMSVVNRCGEHCPGMPQQPSDLSAISGEQSSTPDPRWQALKDLQSSMQRKGTNHD from the coding sequence ATGATTCCCGGCCTTGAGCCGGTACCGCTCAGGGAGCTACAAGCTCTGGGAACCTCCAGGGTCTGGTCAGTGGATGGTCAACTTGATGAAATGCCCAGCCTCACTCCAGTGCGAGGAACTCTCAGGGCTGAACATCTCGGCAATCTTCTAGAGGTTGAAGGATCGGTTCAGACCATCGTCTGCCTTCGTTGCGACCGTTGCCTCGGACACTTCAACCAACAGCTCAGTGCTATCTCCAAGGAACTGATCTGGCTGGGCCAGGAGCCCAGCGATAGTCATCTCGCTGAAGCGGGTGTGGACCAAACTTCAGCCGATGGTCTGATGGAGTGCCTGAACCCAAGCGGGGATTTCGAACCAGAACGCTGGGTTTTTGAACAGCTGAGCCTGCAGATGTCGGTCGTCAATCGCTGCGGGGAGCACTGCCCCGGGATGCCGCAACAACCGTCGGATCTCTCTGCAATTAGCGGGGAGCAAAGTTCCACACCAGATCCTCGCTGGCAGGCCCTGAAGGATCTGCAGTCGTCGATGCAACGCAAAGGGACGAACCATGACTGA
- the rpmH gene encoding 50S ribosomal protein L34, which yields MTKRTLGGTSRKRRRVSGFRVRMRTHTGRRVIRSRRKRGRSRLSV from the coding sequence ATGACGAAACGAACTCTCGGAGGCACAAGTCGCAAGCGCAGGCGCGTATCCGGTTTCAGAGTGCGCATGCGCACTCACACCGGACGTCGTGTGATCCGCAGCCGCCGCAAGCGCGGACGTTCACGCCTTTCTGTCTGA
- a CDS encoding ribonuclease P protein component: MVLPASMRLRGHRCFDHLHRKGKRFHGNLMVLRKVSAHHSLLKRRATTATSHLPRGTPTCRVAVVISSKVSKRAVIRNRLRRRLHDHLRIRFEHAPEHASVWILVSLKPGAATEDHDLLEECDRLLEQAGLKP; the protein is encoded by the coding sequence ATGGTCCTGCCGGCATCCATGCGTCTGCGCGGCCATCGCTGTTTTGATCATCTGCATCGGAAAGGCAAGCGCTTCCACGGCAACCTGATGGTGCTGAGAAAGGTCTCAGCCCACCACTCCCTGCTTAAACGCCGAGCAACCACGGCTACATCACATCTTCCACGCGGGACTCCAACCTGTCGAGTGGCAGTGGTGATCAGCAGCAAAGTCAGCAAGCGCGCCGTGATCAGGAATCGATTGCGAAGGCGCCTGCACGACCATCTGCGCATAAGGTTCGAACATGCTCCGGAACACGCCAGCGTCTGGATTTTGGTCAGTTTGAAACCCGGAGCAGCCACCGAGGATCACGACTTGCTGGAAGAATGCGACAGATTGCTTGAACAGGCGGGCCTGAAGCCATGA
- a CDS encoding PH domain-containing protein, with protein sequence MTSSIKEDTFYEGGPAKGDLIFNILLGFTLIALPFTVGAIVRALWLRFRVTSRRVSVSGGWMGKDRSQVVYSQIREVRCVPRGFGAWGDMVLVLTDGSRLELRSMPRFREVETYIQERITSRPESNGSSSDSIPSKGFAA encoded by the coding sequence ATGACCAGCTCCATCAAGGAAGACACCTTTTACGAGGGAGGTCCTGCGAAAGGGGACCTCATCTTCAACATCCTTCTGGGCTTCACCCTGATTGCCCTGCCATTCACCGTAGGGGCCATCGTGCGAGCTCTTTGGCTGCGCTTTCGCGTCACCAGTCGGCGAGTGTCCGTGAGCGGCGGCTGGATGGGTAAGGACCGCAGCCAGGTGGTCTACAGCCAGATCCGTGAGGTGCGCTGTGTTCCCCGTGGCTTCGGCGCGTGGGGTGACATGGTTCTCGTGCTGACGGATGGATCACGGCTCGAGCTCCGTTCGATGCCACGCTTCCGTGAGGTTGAGACCTACATCCAGGAAAGGATCACCAGCAGACCAGAATCCAACGGATCGAGCAGTGACAGCATTCCAAGCAAAGGATTCGCTGCCTGA
- a CDS encoding AAA family ATPase produces MTDNWIAQLDLLIRSGTPLIWIRSHEEERVETLLRQTSERLPDRTLTCWDFVGGLSGALGQEQLGARQPMAVLQWLQERSPSSPTLLLLKDVHRFCEDPGIARMLRNLASQLRTTPHTLIVTCGQWTPPADLDEALTLMDLPLPQEQELRTLLANIARASGRALEADVLEELTHACCGLSETRVRHVAAKALAQRGSLSREDLVDVLEEKRLSLARSEVLEFCRTDATPGDIGGLETLKHWLDQRHRAFNDDARRFGLPLPRGVLLVGPQGTGKSLTARAIAHSWSMPLLRLDVGRLFSGLVGASEARTRDMIQRAEAMAPCVLWIDEIDKGFGNDSRSDGGTSQRVLATVLTWMAEKRSAVFVVATANGVERLPAELLRKGRFDEIFLLDLPSRDERLSILSLHLQRRRPGLNLPLSTVVDRTDGYSGAELEQVVIEAMHLAFAEIRELTESDMILAASQLVPLSRTAREQMESLKQWASAGRARPASLRAVTNPDTA; encoded by the coding sequence ATGACTGATAACTGGATCGCACAACTGGACCTGTTGATCCGATCAGGCACACCGTTGATCTGGATCCGCAGCCATGAAGAGGAGCGCGTGGAAACGCTGCTGCGCCAGACATCGGAGCGCTTGCCCGACCGCACTCTCACCTGCTGGGATTTCGTCGGAGGCCTCAGCGGCGCCCTGGGCCAGGAACAACTGGGAGCTCGACAGCCGATGGCGGTGCTGCAGTGGCTGCAGGAGCGCTCCCCCTCCAGTCCAACCCTGCTGCTTCTCAAAGATGTGCACCGGTTCTGCGAGGACCCTGGAATCGCCCGCATGCTGCGGAACCTCGCCAGCCAGTTACGAACCACACCACACACCTTGATCGTGACCTGCGGGCAGTGGACGCCACCCGCCGACCTGGACGAGGCGCTCACGCTGATGGATCTCCCTTTGCCCCAGGAGCAGGAGTTACGAACACTGCTCGCCAACATCGCCAGAGCTAGCGGTCGAGCCCTGGAGGCTGATGTACTCGAGGAACTCACTCATGCCTGCTGCGGCCTGAGCGAGACGAGGGTGCGGCATGTGGCCGCCAAAGCTCTCGCACAACGTGGATCTCTCAGCCGCGAGGACTTGGTCGATGTGCTGGAGGAGAAACGGCTTTCACTAGCCCGCAGCGAAGTGCTGGAGTTCTGCCGAACGGATGCAACGCCTGGCGACATCGGTGGGCTGGAAACGCTCAAGCACTGGCTTGATCAACGTCACAGGGCCTTCAACGACGATGCACGCCGCTTCGGACTTCCTCTGCCCAGAGGAGTGCTGCTCGTGGGTCCTCAGGGCACCGGCAAGTCACTCACAGCCAGAGCAATCGCCCACAGCTGGTCAATGCCACTACTACGACTTGACGTTGGCCGCCTCTTTTCCGGCCTGGTCGGAGCCAGCGAAGCCAGGACCCGCGACATGATTCAACGGGCTGAAGCGATGGCGCCCTGCGTTCTCTGGATCGATGAGATCGACAAGGGATTCGGCAATGACAGCCGCAGTGATGGCGGCACCAGTCAGCGTGTTCTGGCCACCGTGCTCACCTGGATGGCCGAGAAACGATCGGCGGTGTTTGTGGTGGCCACCGCGAACGGCGTGGAGCGTCTACCGGCAGAACTGCTGCGCAAGGGACGTTTTGATGAAATCTTTCTGCTGGATCTGCCTTCGAGAGATGAGCGTCTGAGCATCCTCAGCCTTCACCTGCAGCGGCGCCGTCCTGGTCTCAATCTGCCGCTGTCAACCGTGGTCGATCGCACGGACGGTTATTCCGGCGCTGAATTGGAGCAAGTGGTGATTGAAGCGATGCACCTGGCCTTCGCCGAAATCCGTGAACTCACCGAAAGCGACATGATCCTGGCGGCATCGCAGCTTGTACCCCTGTCACGCACGGCAAGGGAGCAGATGGAAAGCCTCAAGCAATGGGCCAGTGCCGGGCGAGCGAGGCCTGCATCATTGCGAGCCGTAACGAACCCTGACACGGCGTAA
- the yidC gene encoding membrane protein insertase YidC encodes MIGYISDNLLLPILDFFYGLVPSYGLAIVALTVVIRLALFPLSAGSIRSARRMRIAQPVMQKRQAEIKSRFASNPQKQQEEMGKLMKEFGSPLAGCLPLLVQMPILFALFATLRGSPFADVPYTLNLKVLPAEQIAAVEPKPFTSASHSIFVTETDHFPVIASLPGGTKIGTGDSVQIQLQAKSGEAFGEILDGVENGKSFLPAWTVTKGESIVSVSEAGEITALSPGDATVEGKIPGLAARSGFLFIKALGQVGFYTDGAVNWDIAILVGSFGLSLFISQLLSGMGMPANPQQSTANKITPVLITGMFLFFPLPAGVLLYMVIANIFQALQTFLLTREALPDNLQAIVDEQLKQQPAAATAGGVSGSRLPFEPKGGNK; translated from the coding sequence GTGATCGGTTACATCTCCGACAATCTGCTGCTGCCGATCCTGGATTTCTTCTATGGATTGGTGCCCAGCTACGGGCTCGCGATCGTGGCTCTCACGGTGGTGATCCGCCTTGCTCTGTTCCCGCTGAGCGCGGGATCGATCCGCAGCGCACGGCGCATGCGGATCGCCCAGCCTGTGATGCAGAAGCGGCAGGCTGAGATCAAGTCCCGCTTCGCCAGCAACCCTCAGAAACAGCAGGAGGAGATGGGCAAATTGATGAAGGAGTTCGGCAGCCCGCTGGCCGGATGCCTGCCCCTGCTGGTGCAGATGCCGATTCTGTTCGCGTTGTTCGCCACGCTGCGTGGATCACCGTTCGCAGACGTTCCTTACACCCTCAATCTGAAAGTGCTGCCCGCAGAGCAGATCGCTGCGGTTGAGCCCAAACCATTTACCAGTGCGAGCCACTCGATCTTTGTCACTGAAACCGATCACTTCCCCGTGATCGCCAGCCTGCCCGGCGGAACCAAGATCGGCACCGGCGACAGCGTTCAGATCCAGCTTCAGGCCAAAAGTGGCGAGGCTTTCGGGGAGATACTTGACGGTGTTGAGAACGGCAAGTCCTTCCTGCCTGCCTGGACGGTGACCAAAGGGGAGTCGATTGTCTCCGTCTCTGAAGCCGGAGAGATCACAGCGCTGTCTCCTGGTGATGCGACCGTTGAGGGCAAGATCCCCGGTCTGGCAGCCCGCAGTGGTTTCCTGTTCATCAAAGCTCTTGGTCAGGTCGGTTTCTACACCGACGGTGCCGTCAACTGGGACATCGCCATCCTTGTGGGCTCCTTTGGCCTGAGCCTGTTCATCTCCCAGCTGCTGTCGGGGATGGGTATGCCAGCGAATCCTCAGCAGTCAACAGCCAACAAGATCACGCCTGTGTTGATCACAGGAATGTTCCTGTTCTTCCCCCTGCCGGCCGGCGTCCTGCTGTACATGGTGATCGCCAACATCTTCCAGGCGTTGCAGACCTTCTTGCTGACCCGTGAAGCTTTGCCTGACAATCTGCAGGCCATCGTGGACGAACAGCTCAAGCAGCAACCCGCGGCAGCCACAGCCGGTGGAGTTTCAGGAAGCCGATTGCCTTTCGAGCCAAAGGGCGGCAACAAATGA